A region of Agrobacterium vitis DNA encodes the following proteins:
- a CDS encoding DUF3830 family protein, whose amino-acid sequence MGRLVEIAWPELDIVVVAELADEENPELCEEFWQDLPFKVMQAHPVVSGESLYAWTPTISTAPVRLRRRIVDCAIGDLRYSQATGNKFSIQYGKGLEPLAQPVLGKVLEEYHHLLPVVGKAIWNNLFFVKEKIFVEVRPHDVSQAFKGEGRFANLKGAAAVFYAEAKRIQTDEPEDLRRIRTGEIGDTGTYGQYFTAWDFANGMLRDYIMYTAYPLLKLIDTLSHEDFVAAVEAFDPAYSEYLGYSGLNTLLDFSNKLRAAIRETDDKEELRTLLRTFIMYGNRLCAWSYHYFPWYLGMFYGRAVNGQEFPGRFNQIKPN is encoded by the coding sequence ATGGGAAGATTGGTTGAGATCGCGTGGCCAGAGCTCGACATCGTCGTGGTGGCCGAGCTCGCAGACGAGGAAAATCCCGAACTCTGCGAGGAGTTTTGGCAGGACCTGCCATTCAAGGTCATGCAGGCGCATCCGGTCGTGTCGGGAGAGTCACTTTATGCGTGGACGCCAACGATCAGCACGGCACCAGTTCGGTTGCGCCGACGCATTGTCGATTGCGCAATCGGTGACCTGAGATACTCCCAAGCCACCGGCAACAAGTTTTCGATCCAGTACGGCAAGGGACTTGAGCCGCTCGCTCAGCCCGTCCTCGGAAAAGTCCTGGAGGAATATCATCATCTGCTGCCAGTCGTCGGCAAGGCGATCTGGAACAACCTGTTTTTCGTAAAGGAAAAGATCTTCGTGGAGGTAAGGCCGCACGACGTGTCACAGGCGTTCAAAGGCGAAGGCAGGTTTGCAAATCTGAAGGGCGCTGCTGCGGTATTTTATGCGGAAGCCAAAAGGATCCAGACGGACGAACCGGAAGACTTGCGTCGCATACGGACGGGTGAGATTGGTGACACTGGAACGTATGGTCAGTATTTCACTGCGTGGGACTTCGCCAACGGCATGCTCCGCGACTACATCATGTACACTGCGTATCCACTTCTGAAGCTGATCGACACACTCTCGCATGAGGATTTTGTGGCGGCGGTCGAGGCGTTTGATCCTGCCTATTCGGAATATCTTGGCTACTCCGGACTGAACACGCTGCTCGACTTCTCCAACAAGCTGCGTGCCGCCATCCGTGAGACTGACGACAAGGAAGAGCTCCGCACGCTGCTGCGAACCTTCATTATGTATGGCAATCGGCTATGCGCCTGGTCATATCATTACTTCCCCTGGTACCTTGGGATGTTTTACGGGCGTGCAGTGAACGGTCAGGAATTTCCCGGTCGATTCAACCAGATTAAGCCAAACTAA
- a CDS encoding ABC transporter substrate-binding protein, whose protein sequence is MKWHFGKAIAGGMLLVAACALSSAALAQQKELILSGFGGAYDEAMAASVKSFEQENGVKVTIVAGSGASNIARVRNKEVDVIVSDPVFALRMEAEKAFAPLDPKLVPNLKNIYPKAIYSDAVVAANFGAYVIAYNPAEVKAPESWYDLAKPEYKGRIALRGFRPENIDLITLFAKRAGGSERSPDAGFAEMAKIAQNIDVWVDSHANHLELYRNDQISMSMWTDGRIAWARDTEGLKIQGAIPKEGFFPLASTLSVVAGRPNTELAEKLVNHLLSPEAGLNMATRLGYFPTNKETKLPQDVQAKIMITPDNVNDLQSADWKYIVSVYDQWQQRWEREIQR, encoded by the coding sequence ATGAAATGGCATTTTGGTAAAGCCATCGCCGGTGGCATGTTGCTGGTTGCAGCCTGCGCATTGAGCTCGGCAGCGCTCGCGCAACAGAAAGAACTTATTCTCAGCGGCTTCGGCGGCGCTTACGACGAGGCGATGGCTGCGAGCGTCAAGTCCTTCGAGCAGGAAAACGGGGTGAAGGTGACAATCGTTGCGGGTTCCGGTGCCAGCAACATCGCGCGCGTCCGCAATAAGGAAGTCGATGTGATCGTTTCCGATCCGGTCTTCGCCCTCCGTATGGAAGCTGAGAAGGCCTTTGCGCCCCTCGACCCGAAGCTTGTTCCCAATCTCAAAAACATCTACCCGAAGGCAATCTACTCCGATGCGGTCGTTGCCGCGAATTTCGGAGCATACGTCATCGCCTACAATCCGGCCGAAGTTAAGGCCCCGGAATCGTGGTACGATCTCGCAAAGCCGGAATATAAGGGCCGGATCGCACTGCGCGGCTTCCGACCCGAAAACATCGATCTGATCACGCTCTTCGCAAAGCGCGCCGGCGGCAGTGAGCGCAGTCCGGACGCCGGCTTCGCTGAAATGGCAAAAATTGCCCAGAACATCGATGTCTGGGTCGATTCCCATGCCAACCATCTCGAACTGTACCGCAACGATCAGATTTCCATGAGCATGTGGACCGATGGTCGAATTGCCTGGGCGCGTGACACTGAAGGCCTGAAAATCCAGGGTGCCATTCCGAAGGAAGGGTTCTTCCCGCTTGCCTCGACACTCAGCGTAGTTGCTGGCCGGCCGAACACCGAACTGGCAGAGAAGCTGGTCAATCATTTGTTGAGCCCCGAAGCCGGCCTCAACATGGCAACCCGCCTTGGCTACTTCCCGACGAACAAAGAAACCAAGTTGCCGCAGGATGTTCAGGCCAAGATCATGATCACGCCGGACAACGTCAATGACCTTCAAAGTGCCGACTGGAAGTACATTGTGTCGGTCTATGATCAATGGCAGCAGCGCTGGGAACGGGAAATTCAACGCTAA
- a CDS encoding ABC transporter ATP-binding protein — protein MAENFDIELSHCRKAYGDVIVLDDVSLQVKNGEFITVLGPSGCGKTTTLRMIGGFIIPDSGRVSIRGREVTHLPPYKRNIGVVFQNYALWPHMTVAEILSFGLRIRKLPREEIARRVDRALGMVQLTGLKDRYPRELSGGQQQRVAMARALAIDPEVIILDEPLSNLDRRLREELRIELKRLQRSLGVTMLFVTHDQEEALSMSDQVVVMQSGKIQQIADPRTVYERPANRFVAGFLGSANFMHGELVQNTQESKAEIKLGNGAIVTAHAPAAKPTGEKVTVIVRPEWLVLERQGTDLTANQLEGTVSDVVYEGSAIRYGIHLTHDPEAPIFLQERSNADILNPGDKVRINVTNAVIAAD, from the coding sequence ATGGCTGAAAATTTTGACATTGAGCTTTCGCATTGCCGCAAGGCTTACGGCGACGTCATCGTTCTCGATGACGTTTCTCTCCAGGTCAAGAACGGTGAGTTCATCACCGTTCTTGGTCCGAGCGGCTGCGGCAAGACGACAACGCTGCGCATGATCGGTGGGTTCATCATCCCCGATAGCGGTCGCGTGTCGATCAGAGGCAGAGAAGTAACCCATCTGCCTCCATACAAACGCAACATCGGCGTGGTTTTCCAGAATTACGCCCTGTGGCCCCATATGACGGTCGCGGAGATACTCTCGTTTGGTCTTCGCATCCGCAAACTACCCAGAGAAGAAATTGCTCGTCGTGTAGATCGGGCGCTTGGCATGGTACAATTGACCGGGTTGAAGGATCGCTATCCGCGCGAATTGAGCGGAGGCCAACAGCAGCGCGTCGCAATGGCGCGCGCCCTTGCCATTGATCCGGAGGTCATCATTCTCGATGAGCCGCTATCCAATCTGGATAGGCGGCTGCGTGAAGAACTCCGCATTGAACTGAAGCGGCTGCAACGGTCTCTTGGCGTGACGATGCTATTCGTCACCCACGACCAGGAAGAAGCGCTCTCGATGTCCGATCAGGTCGTCGTCATGCAATCCGGCAAAATTCAGCAGATAGCAGACCCACGGACCGTATACGAACGACCAGCGAACCGTTTCGTCGCGGGCTTCCTTGGTAGCGCCAATTTCATGCATGGCGAACTGGTGCAGAATACTCAGGAGAGCAAAGCCGAGATCAAGCTTGGCAATGGTGCGATCGTGACCGCGCATGCGCCCGCGGCAAAGCCGACAGGCGAGAAGGTTACCGTCATCGTTCGACCCGAGTGGCTTGTGCTTGAGCGGCAGGGAACCGATCTGACTGCAAACCAGCTCGAAGGCACCGTGAGTGACGTGGTCTATGAGGGATCGGCGATCCGTTACGGTATCCATCTCACGCACGACCCCGAGGCGCCGATCTTCCTTCAGGAGCGATCGAACGCCGATATTTTGAACCCCGGAGATAAGGTCAGGATCAATGTCACCAATGCCGTCATTGCCGCAGACTGA
- a CDS encoding ABC transporter permease — MPSLPQTDDQGGLRGRVVAWAARAPLFVPFIFVILFFFVPMGWLVGTSMSTHEVGSAPVFTGTLEHYARFWTDPFYLETALWTTVRLSVVSTVFALIIGYVLAYYIAELPPHRRGFLTSMVVVSLSVNIVIRIFGLNVLLMSGGLVDSALTFIGMPKVRIMYTELGVLIGLIQIAVPYVVLPLIGVIAAIDPALKEAAESVGANKYRTFWAVTFPLSLPGVVAGTLIAFTLNAAAFAIPSLMGGGRVRMMGMMAYEQATVQGNFPFAAAIGISLTILSILITAIYLFAINRTFRTARRAA; from the coding sequence ATGCCGTCATTGCCGCAGACTGACGATCAGGGCGGCCTGCGGGGCCGGGTAGTTGCCTGGGCCGCGCGTGCACCGCTATTCGTGCCTTTCATCTTCGTCATCCTGTTCTTTTTTGTCCCCATGGGCTGGCTTGTCGGAACAAGCATGTCCACGCATGAGGTTGGCAGTGCGCCTGTGTTTACCGGCACACTCGAGCATTATGCGCGGTTCTGGACAGATCCCTTCTATCTGGAAACAGCGCTTTGGACGACCGTAAGGCTGTCGGTTGTCTCCACGGTCTTTGCTTTAATTATCGGCTATGTGCTTGCCTACTATATCGCTGAACTTCCCCCGCATCGGAGAGGTTTTCTCACCAGCATGGTGGTCGTCTCGCTCTCGGTAAACATTGTCATTCGGATTTTCGGCTTGAATGTGCTTCTGATGAGCGGCGGACTTGTCGACAGCGCCCTGACCTTTATCGGCATGCCAAAGGTCCGCATTATGTATACCGAGCTTGGCGTCTTGATCGGCTTGATCCAGATTGCCGTGCCTTACGTTGTTTTGCCCCTTATCGGCGTAATCGCCGCGATCGACCCGGCGCTCAAAGAGGCGGCAGAGAGCGTCGGTGCGAACAAGTACAGGACTTTTTGGGCCGTGACATTTCCGCTCTCGCTGCCGGGAGTGGTCGCGGGCACCCTGATTGCTTTCACGCTAAACGCTGCAGCATTCGCCATCCCGTCCCTGATGGGGGGTGGTCGAGTGAGAATGATGGGGATGATGGCGTACGAACAGGCAACCGTGCAAGGCAATTTTCCCTTCGCCGCCGCGATCGGGATTAGCCTGACAATCCTGAGCATCCTGATTACCGCAATCTATTTGTTCGCCATCAATCGAACATTCCGAACGGCGAGGAGAGCGGCATGA
- a CDS encoding ABC transporter permease — protein sequence MSTTLIAPGRKVRLPLPSALGIAAFCAFVFVIAPLIVVAGAALNAEAMFFPPRQLTLHWMTAALTDGSFVNGALISFVVASVAASVSTLFALPVALQLRKAPPTVAKILTLSFMGPLLVPSVIFALSLYSVMIYVFGVTNLFILMIGHVIITMPYPVRTITAVTEHLDPALEDAASSVGANPWRTFVSVTLPLIKPGVIAGFLFAFITSWNDFSISVFLTPRELQPLPIKIYEYLLYQYRPLIAAVSTWSVIGSAIVVLIIDRLVGLNVFTGRRN from the coding sequence ATGAGCACCACCTTAATAGCTCCAGGCAGGAAAGTGCGGTTACCGCTTCCTTCGGCACTGGGAATTGCCGCATTTTGTGCATTTGTCTTTGTTATCGCCCCGCTTATCGTGGTCGCGGGCGCAGCCTTGAACGCGGAAGCGATGTTTTTCCCACCGCGACAGTTGACCTTGCACTGGATGACTGCGGCGCTGACCGACGGCAGCTTCGTTAATGGTGCGCTCATCAGTTTTGTCGTCGCATCGGTGGCAGCTTCTGTCTCGACGCTCTTTGCCCTTCCCGTTGCGTTGCAATTGCGAAAAGCCCCGCCGACGGTGGCGAAAATCCTGACCTTGTCGTTCATGGGACCGTTGCTGGTGCCCTCGGTGATCTTCGCCTTGTCCCTTTATTCCGTGATGATCTACGTGTTCGGTGTGACCAATCTGTTCATCCTCATGATTGGCCACGTGATAATCACCATGCCGTATCCGGTTCGTACCATCACGGCGGTTACCGAGCATCTTGATCCTGCGCTGGAGGATGCAGCCAGCAGCGTCGGGGCAAATCCATGGCGGACTTTCGTTTCGGTGACACTGCCCTTGATCAAACCCGGAGTCATTGCCGGCTTCCTGTTTGCGTTCATAACGTCATGGAACGACTTTTCGATCTCCGTGTTTCTCACGCCGCGCGAATTGCAGCCGTTGCCCATCAAGATCTACGAATATCTCTTGTACCAATATAGACCGCTGATTGCTGCCGTCTCCACCTGGTCGGTCATTGGCTCGGCAATTGTCGTTCTGATCATCGACCGCCTTGTAGGCCTGAATGTCTTTACCGGCCGGCGCAACTAG
- a CDS encoding formimidoylglutamate deiminase: MGELDRTTLFAKSALLPTGWHKNVLLRIEGGFIASVETGTAATSADERHNLILPAMGNLHSHAFQRAMAGLAETRGPTDDSFWSWRNVMYRFALTMSPDDVEAVASQLYMEMLEAGYSRVGEFHYLHHSPDGSHYSNIAEMAERIIAAASATGISLTLLPVFYAHSGFGGLAPVEGQRRFINSLDSYDQLMSECQSLVGKIAGAELGVAPHSLRAVTPQELLQITERWARGPIHIHIAEQMKEVTDCLAWSSARPVEWLLDNAPVDQRWCLIHATHMTETETRRVARSGAVAGLCPITEANLGDGIFPGHAFVEEGGRIGIGSDSNILISLAGELRQLEYSQRLGRQMRNVLAAPNESTGRHLLESAGRGGTVALGSEIGIEAGNSADLLSLNVDAVSYLERDEILDHWIFADGVTIDSVWVRGRRQVVAGRHVARDEINRRFLATMHKLLRR, translated from the coding sequence ATGGGAGAGTTGGATCGCACCACACTATTTGCGAAGAGCGCCCTTTTGCCCACCGGTTGGCATAAGAACGTTCTGCTGCGGATCGAGGGCGGCTTTATCGCGTCCGTCGAAACAGGTACGGCGGCAACGTCGGCCGACGAGCGCCACAACCTCATCTTGCCCGCGATGGGCAATCTTCATAGCCATGCCTTTCAGCGCGCCATGGCAGGCTTGGCCGAAACACGCGGACCAACCGATGACAGCTTCTGGAGCTGGCGAAATGTGATGTACCGGTTCGCTTTGACAATGAGCCCGGATGATGTCGAGGCCGTCGCTTCGCAGCTATACATGGAGATGCTTGAAGCGGGCTACAGCCGTGTCGGTGAGTTTCACTACCTGCATCACAGCCCAGATGGCAGCCACTACTCAAATATTGCCGAGATGGCGGAACGCATTATCGCGGCGGCCAGCGCCACAGGAATAAGTCTGACATTACTGCCGGTCTTTTACGCTCATTCGGGGTTTGGTGGCCTTGCTCCGGTCGAGGGGCAACGGCGGTTCATCAACTCGCTCGACAGTTACGACCAACTGATGAGCGAGTGCCAATCGCTAGTCGGGAAAATTGCTGGCGCCGAACTCGGCGTGGCGCCCCACAGCCTGAGAGCCGTCACGCCGCAAGAGTTGCTTCAGATCACTGAAAGGTGGGCCAGAGGGCCGATCCACATTCACATTGCCGAGCAAATGAAGGAGGTCACAGATTGTCTCGCCTGGTCCTCCGCCCGCCCGGTCGAATGGTTGCTGGACAATGCGCCGGTCGACCAGCGCTGGTGCCTCATTCATGCGACCCATATGACCGAAACCGAAACGCGTAGAGTTGCGCGTAGTGGTGCAGTTGCGGGTCTTTGCCCGATAACCGAGGCCAATCTCGGGGATGGCATATTTCCCGGCCATGCATTCGTTGAGGAGGGAGGCAGGATCGGCATCGGATCGGACTCGAACATCCTGATCTCCCTCGCTGGTGAATTGCGGCAACTCGAATACTCGCAGAGGCTGGGACGTCAGATGAGAAACGTACTGGCGGCGCCGAATGAATCCACGGGCCGTCATCTTCTTGAGTCAGCGGGCCGCGGTGGCACTGTGGCTTTGGGATCGGAGATTGGCATCGAGGCCGGCAACTCAGCCGATTTGCTGTCGCTCAATGTCGATGCCGTTTCCTACCTTGAGAGAGATGAAATTCTGGACCACTGGATATTTGCCGACGGGGTGACGATCGACAGCGTCTGGGTTCGCGGCCGCAGACAAGTCGTTGCGGGACGCCATGTCGCTCGCGACGAAATCAATCGTCGCTTTCTCGCCACGATGCATAAGTTGCTTCGTCGATAG
- the hutI gene encoding imidazolonepropionase, whose protein sequence is MSEAKPTSDEEVVIWRNARLATVAEGTDGLGIIDGGVVIVKGEQISYVGTDNDLPASLTKGAIEVDLGGRWVTPALIDCHTHLVFGGDRALEFEMRLSGATYEEIARAGGGIVSSVKATNALSEDELVLQALPRLDALLSEGVGTVEVKSGYGLNVGTELKMLRAARRLAALRPVRIVTSYLAAHATPEAYRGNNGGYIEDVVIPGLEAARREGLVDAVDGFCEGIAFSPDEISRVFDAAERHGLPIKLHAEQLSNLGGAKLAASRGALSADHLEYLDEHGARALAASGTVAVLLPGAFYTLREKQLPPVQALRDAGASIAIATDCNPGTSPLTSMLLAMNMSATLFGLSVDECVAGATREAARALGLVTTTGTLEVGKSADFAVWNIGRPAELVYRIGFNPLHARIFKGRRLRP, encoded by the coding sequence GTGTCAGAGGCAAAACCCACATCGGATGAGGAAGTCGTCATCTGGAGGAATGCGCGACTGGCAACCGTCGCGGAAGGAACGGATGGCCTTGGCATCATCGACGGTGGCGTAGTCATCGTCAAAGGCGAGCAGATTTCTTATGTCGGTACAGACAATGATCTCCCCGCCTCCCTGACAAAGGGAGCGATTGAGGTTGATTTGGGAGGTCGGTGGGTAACGCCCGCCCTGATCGACTGCCATACACATCTGGTTTTCGGCGGCGACAGGGCGTTGGAATTCGAGATGAGGCTTTCGGGCGCAACCTATGAAGAGATTGCGAGAGCCGGCGGCGGCATTGTCTCCTCTGTTAAGGCGACTAACGCGCTTTCGGAGGACGAATTGGTCCTTCAGGCACTTCCCCGATTGGACGCTCTCCTCTCCGAAGGAGTCGGCACCGTGGAGGTCAAGTCGGGCTACGGCCTCAATGTCGGAACGGAATTGAAGATGCTTCGAGCCGCGAGGCGGCTCGCGGCGTTACGCCCTGTGCGGATCGTAACGAGCTATCTGGCAGCGCACGCGACGCCGGAAGCTTATCGTGGTAACAACGGTGGGTACATCGAAGATGTTGTTATTCCTGGCCTCGAGGCAGCCAGACGAGAAGGGCTGGTTGATGCTGTCGACGGCTTCTGTGAGGGTATTGCCTTTTCTCCTGACGAGATTTCTCGCGTTTTCGACGCTGCCGAAAGGCATGGGTTGCCTATCAAGTTGCATGCCGAGCAGTTGAGCAATCTCGGTGGAGCAAAACTCGCGGCTTCTCGCGGGGCGCTTTCGGCAGACCATCTAGAATATCTCGATGAACATGGCGCCAGGGCGTTGGCTGCGTCTGGGACCGTTGCCGTCCTCCTGCCCGGAGCTTTCTACACCCTGCGGGAAAAGCAGCTACCACCGGTTCAGGCGCTGAGGGACGCAGGTGCCAGCATCGCCATCGCGACAGATTGTAATCCAGGAACCTCGCCTCTGACGTCCATGCTGCTGGCCATGAATATGTCGGCCACGCTTTTCGGATTGAGTGTCGACGAATGCGTTGCTGGGGCGACCCGGGAAGCTGCGCGTGCACTCGGCTTGGTCACGACCACAGGCACGCTTGAAGTTGGCAAATCCGCCGATTTCGCTGTGTGGAATATCGGGCGACCGGCCGAACTCGTTTATCGCATCGGGTTCAATCCGCTGCATGCCCGAATATTCAAAGGCCGCAGATTGCGGCCCTGA
- the hutG gene encoding N-formylglutamate deformylase, whose translation MSVFEVQQGTSPVILGVPHTGTDVPGDIWHKLNDNGRRLADTDWHIHNLYDGLLENATVVRATFHRYVIDANRDPAGTSLYPGQNTTGLVPTTDFDGNPIWTIGAEPSAEDVAARVASFHEPYHAALLAEIKRIKAIHGIAIIYDCHSIRSHIPFLFEGRLPDFNIGTDGGVTCDPRIQEATVDVVASAKGFSGNLNGRFKGGWTTRHYGRPETGVHAIQMELAQSTHLQTEAPPFAYDPAKAERLRVHLNEILTRLEHVAADLKNEARS comes from the coding sequence ATGAGCGTTTTTGAAGTCCAACAAGGTACTTCCCCCGTCATTCTTGGTGTGCCGCATACTGGAACCGATGTTCCAGGTGATATATGGCACAAACTGAACGACAATGGTCGACGGCTTGCTGACACCGATTGGCATATACATAATCTGTACGATGGCTTGCTGGAAAACGCTACTGTCGTTCGAGCAACCTTCCATCGCTACGTCATTGACGCCAATCGCGATCCGGCTGGGACGTCCTTATACCCCGGCCAGAATACGACCGGACTCGTTCCGACGACAGATTTCGACGGCAATCCTATCTGGACTATCGGCGCCGAGCCTAGCGCCGAGGATGTGGCAGCACGTGTCGCCAGCTTCCACGAACCTTATCACGCCGCTCTGCTGGCGGAGATAAAACGGATCAAGGCGATCCATGGTATCGCCATCATCTATGACTGCCACTCAATCCGATCACATATCCCCTTTCTGTTCGAAGGCAGGCTTCCGGATTTCAACATCGGCACTGACGGAGGTGTGACCTGCGATCCGCGGATCCAAGAGGCCACAGTGGACGTCGTTGCGTCGGCCAAAGGCTTTAGTGGCAACCTCAACGGCCGCTTCAAGGGCGGGTGGACGACGCGCCACTATGGCAGGCCGGAGACGGGCGTGCATGCGATCCAAATGGAGCTTGCCCAGTCGACGCATCTCCAGACCGAAGCACCGCCCTTCGCCTACGACCCGGCGAAGGCAGAACGTCTTCGTGTCCATCTGAACGAAATACTGACGCGCCTGGAGCACGTTGCAGCTGATCTCAAGAACGAAGCGAGGAGCTAA
- the hutU gene encoding urocanate hydratase — MTNPRHNIRDVRAPQGNELNAKSWMTEAPLRMLMNNLDPDVAENPHELVVYGGIGRAARTWEDFDRIVATLKDLNEDETLLVQSGKPVGVFRTHKDAPRVLIANSNLVPHWATWDHFNELDKKGLAMYGQMTAGSWIYIGTQGIVQGTYETFVEAGRQHYDGNLKGKWILTGGLGGMGGAQPLAAVMAGASCLAVESDETRIDFRLRTRYVDAKAKTLDEALALIDQWTKAGEAKSVGLLGNAAEVFPELVKRMKSGGPRPDIVTDQTSAHDPLNGYLPIGWTVAEHRAKRESDPKSVEVAARASMKQHVEAMVAFWDAGVPTLDYGNNIRQVAKDEGLENAFAFPGFVPAYIRPLFCRGIGPFRWAALSGDPEDIYKTDAKVKELLPDNKHLHNWLDMARERIAFQGLPARICWVGLGDRHKLGLAFNEMVRNGELSAPIVIGRDHLDSGSVASPNRETEAMKDGSDAVSDWPLLNALLNAVSGATWVSLHHGGGVGMGFSQHSGMVICADGTDDAARRLERVLWNDPATGVMRHADAGYDIAIDCAKEQGLRLPGILGN, encoded by the coding sequence ATGACCAACCCACGCCACAATATCCGCGACGTCCGCGCACCGCAGGGCAATGAACTCAATGCCAAGAGCTGGATGACGGAAGCGCCGCTGCGTATGCTGATGAACAATCTCGATCCTGACGTGGCCGAGAACCCGCATGAGCTGGTCGTCTACGGCGGTATCGGCCGTGCTGCTCGCACCTGGGAGGATTTTGACCGCATCGTCGCAACGCTGAAGGATTTGAACGAGGATGAAACGCTCCTCGTGCAATCGGGCAAGCCGGTCGGTGTTTTTCGCACCCACAAGGATGCGCCGCGCGTGCTGATCGCCAACTCCAACCTCGTGCCGCATTGGGCGACCTGGGATCACTTCAACGAGCTGGATAAGAAGGGTCTCGCTATGTATGGCCAGATGACCGCCGGCTCGTGGATTTATATCGGCACGCAAGGGATCGTCCAGGGCACTTATGAAACCTTCGTCGAGGCTGGTCGCCAGCATTATGACGGCAACCTCAAGGGCAAGTGGATCCTGACGGGCGGCCTCGGCGGCATGGGCGGTGCCCAGCCGCTGGCCGCCGTCATGGCCGGCGCCTCCTGCCTCGCCGTCGAGAGCGACGAGACGCGCATCGATTTCCGTCTGCGCACTCGTTACGTCGACGCCAAGGCGAAGACGCTCGACGAAGCGCTGGCGCTGATCGACCAGTGGACCAAGGCGGGCGAAGCCAAGTCTGTCGGCCTGCTCGGCAACGCTGCAGAAGTCTTTCCGGAGCTGGTCAAGCGTATGAAATCAGGCGGGCCGCGTCCAGACATCGTCACCGACCAGACCTCGGCCCACGACCCGCTGAACGGCTACCTGCCGATCGGTTGGACGGTTGCCGAACACAGGGCCAAGCGCGAAAGCGACCCGAAGTCGGTCGAAGTCGCCGCCCGCGCCTCGATGAAGCAGCATGTGGAAGCCATGGTCGCCTTCTGGGATGCCGGCGTGCCGACGCTCGACTATGGCAACAACATACGTCAGGTCGCTAAGGATGAAGGACTGGAAAACGCCTTCGCTTTTCCCGGTTTCGTGCCGGCCTATATCCGCCCGCTGTTCTGCCGCGGCATCGGCCCGTTCCGCTGGGCAGCGCTTTCCGGTGATCCCGAAGACATCTACAAGACCGACGCCAAGGTGAAGGAGCTGCTGCCTGACAACAAGCACCTGCACAACTGGCTGGACATGGCGCGCGAACGCATCGCGTTCCAGGGCCTGCCGGCGCGCATCTGCTGGGTGGGTCTGGGAGACCGCCACAAGCTCGGACTCGCCTTCAACGAAATGGTCCGTAACGGCGAACTCTCCGCCCCGATCGTCATCGGCCGCGACCATCTCGACAGCGGCTCGGTCGCCTCGCCGAACCGCGAAACGGAAGCCATGAAGGACGGATCGGATGCCGTTTCCGACTGGCCGCTCCTGAACGCGCTGCTCAACGCGGTGTCCGGTGCGACCTGGGTCTCACTGCACCACGGCGGTGGCGTCGGCATGGGCTTCTCCCAGCATTCCGGCATGGTCATCTGCGCCGATGGCACTGACGACGCGGCCCGCCGCTTGGAACGTGTTCTCTGGAACGACCCGGCGACGGGCGTCATGCGCCATGCCGATGCCGGCTACGACATCGCTATCGATTGCGCCAAGGAGCAGGGTCTTCGCCTGCCCGGCATTCTGGGAAATTGA
- a CDS encoding HutD family protein — MQIIPKGDYHSMPWKNGGGETLEVAVHPPGASVNDFDWRVSIAKVAADGPFSIFPDIDRTLSLLDGDGLELVAETGSTNELQRGSEPFSFAADLGINGRLLNGPITDLNVMSRRGRFTHRVQRRVIDDTISIQPGAGTTMLIGNSPYIVLQPKAEIQPLDLVILTSSEITLRPLGRYAVIFIVELIPYENDSSRRKSLAKPLDDEPDLGRPLHRAMG; from the coding sequence ATGCAGATTATCCCAAAGGGCGACTATCACTCGATGCCATGGAAGAACGGTGGTGGCGAAACGCTTGAGGTTGCCGTGCATCCTCCCGGAGCCTCGGTCAACGATTTCGATTGGCGTGTCAGTATTGCAAAAGTGGCGGCCGACGGCCCCTTTTCTATCTTCCCCGACATTGATCGAACGCTCAGTCTCCTTGATGGTGACGGTCTCGAACTCGTAGCCGAAACGGGATCGACGAACGAGTTACAGCGCGGTAGCGAACCATTTTCCTTCGCTGCAGATCTGGGAATAAACGGTCGCTTGTTGAATGGGCCGATTACAGATCTGAACGTGATGAGTAGACGAGGACGCTTCACGCACAGAGTGCAGCGTCGCGTCATCGACGACACGATTTCGATCCAGCCCGGTGCTGGCACAACGATGCTGATCGGTAATTCTCCCTATATTGTTCTTCAGCCTAAAGCTGAAATTCAACCTCTCGATCTCGTCATATTGACATCCAGTGAAATTACACTTCGTCCGCTTGGCAGGTACGCTGTGATCTTCATTGTCGAGCTTATCCCCTATGAGAACGACTCCTCGCGAAGAAAGAGCCTCGCGAAGCCGCTCGACGATGAACCTGACCTCGGCCGCCCGCTTCACCGCGCGATGGGCTGA